The DNA sequence GATGGGTCTGTTGGTCAATCACCAAGCTGCGCTGGTAGGAAAAGGCAGCTATAAGGAAACTGATCAGGAGCAACCATACCAATAGCCAGGTCATACTTGTCCGTTCGTTTTCCAGGTAGATGTCGAGACTAAATAGATAGATGATCAGACTCAGAAAAAGCGGTAAAAAATGTAGCTCCAACCAAGGGAGATATGCCAATAAGGCGATGGAAAAGCCATAGCCCAGCAAGAGCAATAAACGAATACGTCGATCGGGGAAATACGCTTGTAAAAGTTGCATTTGGCGTAAGCTCATGAGCCAGCAACCAAGGGCTAGCGGCACCAGCGAAAGCATGCTCCCCCAAACGGTTAAAGGTAAATCAGTGAGGTGGAGAAAACCTCGCCAACCCATAGCCGAGCGGGTTAGGAGTTGGGTGGCAATGAGTACGGCTAGCAGCGAGCCTCCCGCTAGAAATCCTGGGAGTATTTGTGTCCCCATTTGTTGTAGGGGAGCAATAGGCTGATCGAGGCGAGGGATACTGCCTGAACCAAGGAAATGACCGAATACCCAAAACAACGCAGGGAGGTATTGACCAGTGAGCAGATAACTCCCAAGTGCTCCAAGTAGGATGATGGACCAGGATAAAAGGAACCGATTTGTTGCTGACCTCAAGGGAAGCCCCATAAGGAGAATGGATTGATTAGGATGGTGTACGAAATATCGTTGATTTTGTTGGATTTACTTGCGTAATATTAGCGAATAGCACACTTTTTACACGAGCAAAGTTATTATCTTTCGCTTATGTTGACAGCAATAATCATCGAAGACCAGCCGGCAGCTGAAAAGCAATTGCGGCAATATTTACAAACACATTGCCCGGAGGTAGAGGTTTTGGCTGCTGCCGATACGGTTGTCCAAGGAGCCAAAGTCCTGCGGCAGCTTCAACCTGATCTCCTCTTTTTGGACATCGAACTGCCCGATGGTAGCGGTTTTGACCTGCTTGATATTGTGGGCGATTGGCCTGGGAATGTCATTTTTACGACGGGCCTCAACGACCAGGCTATTCGCGCTTTTCGATATGCCGCCATTGACTATCTTTTGAAACCTATCGATCCTGATTTGCTGAAAGAAGCGATAGCCAAGGCAGAACAACAACTGGGGCGGCAACATCCTCAACGTCAGTTGCTTAAGCTGGCGGGGCAGTCTGGGCCTGCATTACCCCAAAGGTTGGCACTACACGCGCAGGATCGTATTCAGTTGGTAGAAATTAAAGAAATTATCCGGCTGGAAGCCGAAAGTAATTATACCAATTTTCACCTTGCTAATCAAAAGCCTATTCTGGTCGGGAAGACCATGAAGAGCTTTACCGATCTGCTAGAGGAACACGATTTCCTCCGGGTGCATCAATCTCATCTGGTAAATCCACGCTTTATTACCGATTTTATCAAAACGGATGGAGGATACCTGCAATTGAGCGAGGGCACCAAAATTCCAGTGAGTGTAAGGCGTAAAGCACTGGTGATGGATTATATCGCAAAATTGGGATAGCCATCTATTTCTGAAATTATTATTACGCACTGAATTTTCATTCCTTAAGCGAAAGCTTGATCTTTAGGGCCACAAAAAAAGGAAACTATGCTAAAAGCTATTTTTTGGACCATATTGATGGTGGTCACTGTAGGCGTTGGTGCGCAAGTGAATATCCCCTTGCAGCAAGCTCAAGTGGATGTGGTTTACCTGGCTTCTGATTACCTGGAAGGTCGGGAGACAGGCTTGAAAGGGGAGCGCTTGGCGGCTGAGTACATCGCCTGGCGGTTTGCCCAAATAGGGCTAACGCCTAAAGGGGATAATGGTAGTTGGTACCATG is a window from the Lewinella sp. LCG006 genome containing:
- a CDS encoding LytR/AlgR family response regulator transcription factor, which encodes MLTAIIIEDQPAAEKQLRQYLQTHCPEVEVLAAADTVVQGAKVLRQLQPDLLFLDIELPDGSGFDLLDIVGDWPGNVIFTTGLNDQAIRAFRYAAIDYLLKPIDPDLLKEAIAKAEQQLGRQHPQRQLLKLAGQSGPALPQRLALHAQDRIQLVEIKEIIRLEAESNYTNFHLANQKPILVGKTMKSFTDLLEEHDFLRVHQSHLVNPRFITDFIKTDGGYLQLSEGTKIPVSVRRKALVMDYIAKLG